The DNA region AGCCATCATCTACCTGCTGAGTGGCGTCACTGGTAACCTGGCCAGTGCCATTTTCCTGCCATACCGGGCAGAGGTAAGGCTGCCCCCAGGGTGGGGCCCTCCTCCGTGCACCTGCTGCCCAGCAGGAACTGGTTCCACCAGAGTCGGGCTCCTACAGTGCCCCCGCCTGGGAGCAGCTCCACTTGGCTCCTGTCCCGATACACTCCGGGCGGAGGGAGGTGGGACGGGGCGACCTGCTCAGGCCCACCAGCTCACAGGCACCCGCACGCCCCCAGGTGGGCCCTGCCGGCTCGCAGTTCGGCATCCTGGCCTGCCTCTTCGTGGAGCTCTTCCAGAGCTGGCAGGTCCTGGCGCGGCCCTGGCGCGCCTTCTTCAAGCTGCTGGCCGTGGTGCTCTTCCTGTTCACCTTCGGGCTGCTGCCCTGGATCGACAACTTCGCCCACATCTCGGGCTTCGTCAGCggcctcttcctctcctttgcCTTCTTGCCCTACATCAGCTTTGGCAAGTTTGACCTGTACCGCAAGCGCTGCCAGATCATCATCTTCCAGGTGGTCTTCCTGGGCCTCCTGGCTGGCCTGGTGGTCCTCTTCTACTTCTACCCCGTGCGCTGTGAGTGGTGCGAGTTCCTCACCTGCATCCCCTTCACTGACAAGTTCTGTGAGAAGTACGAGCTGGACGCTCAGCTCCACTGAGCTGGTGGGGTGCTGGGGCCGTGTGCCCTGTGCGCCGGGGCCAGGCCTGAGGCTCGGGACTCCGCCTGCGAGCCCTGCTCCCCTTGCACAGACCCCCTGTGCCGTGTTCACTGCTGTTGAACCCCTCGTACTTCCGGGCATTTATCACAGTAGTTGCCGAGATTACCTTCTAACTAGCCTCTCGACGACCACCTCACGTGGCCAATAAATGGACCGGGAGCGTTTTAGCTGCCACTAACTTGACCAGAGCTGCTTTCTCCTTTCTGGGTTCTGGCTGGGGCTGTGGAGGGAGGTCCTTCAGTGCCCAGGCCTCCCACTCACAAGTCCCCAGAACAGGGTACTCAGTGTCACATACACctcccagggaagtcctcagccaAGTGCACACACCCTGTCCCCGTTCTATAGAAGGACTGGTAGGCGACAAAGGGACAAGGACCTATGAATGCACAGTCACACTCCCCTACCCACACTTGAGaggcaccccaccccagccctccctgcccaGCTGGCAGCTCCAATTCCAGCCCCGGGCCACCACCCTTTCCAGGAGCTGGTGAAGGCACTGCTGTAGCCCTTAGGCTGAAGCTGGAGGCCCTGTCCATGGCTGGGCTCAGACACAGGCCTTTGTTTCCCCACAAGCAGAAGCAGAGAGCCAGCCGCTCAGCTTTCACCTCCTCCTCGCTGCAGAGATTACAGGGACGGGTGTGTATGGCTTGGGGAATGGGGTGGCCAAGGGCTCGGGTGCAGCATTCAGACCATGTGATGTGCCTGCACGTTCTCTGCCCTCACCGCCTCACTGTGAGGGGCAGTGCCAGTCCCGCCTGCCCCCGTACAGTGGCTTGACTTTCCAAACTCAGAAACAAATAGGTTTATTCTGTATACAGGGCCAGgcccacagcctgtgggatccgCCATGGGATCGGGGTTCACGTTGAGAGTCCAGGTGGGTCCAGCTGGGGTGAGGCTATCTCAGCACTCTTCTGGAAAAAGGGCACGGTGGCCAAGGCTTCCTCCTCCCGGGGAAGAGCTCGGCCACCAGCACAGAGGGTTTTCCATGTCTggagattcactttttttttttttttctttttgcggtatgtgggcctctcactgttgtggcctctcccgttgcggagcacaggctccggacgcgcaggcccagcggccatggcccacgggcccatccgctccgcggcatatgggatcctcccagaccggggcacgaacccgtatcccctgcatcggcaggcggactcacttTTGTCTCAGCTTTTTGATGAAGGACACCTCATCCCGATTCCGGATACCATAactgaaagagaaggaaaggcacAGAGTGTCCGATCTACAGAAGGGCACAGTTGTGACTCCTCACCTGAGGCTTGTGAGGGATAACAGAGACCAGGTGGGAAGAGCATGGTGTCCGGGAAGGTGAGGAGGTGGCAAGGGCCATGCACACTCTTAATTCTCTCCTCCTGGCTCTGCAGCCCTGAACCGCTGCTGGTGAGAAGCCGCAGGGCCCCTTCCACTGCTCCTCTGTCTCCCGTCCTCCTGGCAGGGAGGCCTCCAGGGAGCTCCTTGCAGGAGGGCCTCAGTCCGAACAGGGACTCTCCTGGTCTCACACATTCCCCAGGAACTGATTTAAGATTCCTCCTTCCCTTACAAGCCTCTGGAGAGGACCCCAGCCCTATGGCAGGGCATGGGGAATCAGAGGGCCACAGACCAGATACTTCCCTGCTGCTCAAGGCGTAGCCTGAACTTACTCTCGGAGCTTCCTCTGGTCCTCTGCGAGCTTCTCTCCTGCAGAGGTCAGGTGGTACGTCCTCCACACATAGGACCTGCAAGATGGGAATTCAGTCAACCACGAGCAGGGTGAGCAGGGCAGCTGGGATGCAGCTGTGCATGAGGAGGGCTCAAGGCGCTCAGCTCTGCGGGGCCTGAGGCTGCCAGCCTGCTCCTTGGGCTCTTTCCCTGTACCGTGTGTACCAGGCCTGAGGCAGGTTCAAGGACGCACTGCTCTCAAAGGGATCCATGGGGTGGCTGGGGGCCAAACCCACGTTGCTAATGAAACGGGTGGCTGTACCAAGACACAGTTAACGGGACACTTGATCCAGAAGGAGACTGAGAGCTGAGAGCACCCAGGCGAGGAGCTGGCAGCTGCACCATCTGTAACCAGGGAAACCACCTCCGGGCACACCGCAAGTGCCCTAAGGTGTCCTCACGTGAAGATACCCAGCTGCCTGGGTGGGGTGATGTCAGTGAAGAGCAGCTGAGGCAGGGCTCGCGGCACAGAAGCACCTGCCCTGGCCGAGGCTCGGGACAGGGAGCTCGTTGCTCCAGGCCGCACTCTGGGGCAGAGCCCAGGTGATGAAAAGGCTCATGTCCAGCAAGTGTTCCTGTGAAGTCCAGCTCCTAGGAAGGGCTGCAAGGAGGAGCTGTGGCTGCACTCACCAGCTGATGTGCTGAATGCCCCCTTCTCGCTCCTGCCTGAGCTGCACGTATCTCTGGATGGCCTTCTTCAGGTCCAGGACTGTGGCATTCTGGACTACAACCACAGCTGCACAAATGGGAGAAGATCCGTGGTGGGAATCCACAGCCACAGCCTCAGATGGCAGGAGAGGAACCCAGAAGCTTCTTCCTGAGGCTcaaggcagggcagggggagCTTGTGGCTGCCCCCAACACCCCTGGGCACGGCCCTGAGTTTCCACTCACCAGCCCTGCTAACATCTTCTCCCGTGAAGGTTCAGACTGCACGGCCTGAGGGGGAGGGCAGCACTTACGCATAACTTCTCCATCCATCTTGCACACTCGGACTGTCATTGCTTGGCCGTATTCTAGTGCTATTTGGGAATTGACCTCTTCCAAAGTAACCTGGAAAAGACCAAGGCTGGAGGTGGGAGCTCTCTTCACCACCtcaaacagcaaacaaaaacagctgatagtcttcaaaaagtggtgccaCATTTTTGGGAGGTTCTTGCATATATGTTAGGATTTCCCGGTTTTTCAGCACTTTAATCTCATGTCTTATCCACGTTTTCTATGAAGTGGATAGATGCTCGGGAGAAACGGGCAAGGAGAATGAATCGCCTTGAGGAACAGCCCCTGGCTCCTCCAGGCCAGGTGCTGGGTGGGAGGAGGAACACTGGACTGGGCCCCACCGTCCGGCCTCAGAGCCCCTGATCATCAGGATCCAGGGCCTCAGGCGAGGCTGGGGCACCAACAAACGGTAAAAGATAAACATGTCAATACAACCGTTAACACAAcagaagttaattttaaaattccacaatGGGCAAAATAACAAGGATTTTAAAACAGGACAGTGCCAAAACTCACTGAAGattgaggagaaaggaaaaactgGTAACAGTgatcttttatttgaaaatgatattatTTTGTTTGCCGTAAGCTTTTGTAAACCAACTTCGAGCTTTAAAAACACTGCTGAAAAGTTATGTGTGTTAACTAGTGGGGGGTTTTGGCGCCCCTTTAAATTCCGCGCCAGAGGCCAGAGCCCCACTCGCCCCCAGGCCGGGCCGGAGCCTAGACCCTCGTTTACGCCCGGAGACGCCTTCCCAAGGCCTCTGGCCGCAGCCCCCATCGACACTCCGGGGTCCGTCCGCGCCCCGACGGCCCCCGGCCCGCGCGCACCTGGATCGGAAGGTCGCAGAGCAGCGGGTCCTGTACCACCATGGCCAGACCCTCCTGGAACACGTCCACCGCCTCGGAGTGCGGCAGcgcctcctcctcgtcctcctcgtcctcctcgtcctcctgcGGCTCCCGCCGCGCCGCGGCGCCCGCCTCCTCCAGGCTGCCTAGCCTCCCGCGGGCTCCGCCCGCACGGCCGCTCCGCGCGACCGTGGTGCGGTGCGCATGCGCGGGGACCGCTACCGCAGCCTCTCCTTCGGGGCGTTGAGGGGCGGGGCTACCTTGAGGACCAATGAGAAGTGAGCTACTGGGAGCCGGCCAGCCGCAGTGCTCCCTGGGAGCGCGAAGTCGGCGTGACTATTGGTGGGCTGGTTGGGGCGGGGAGGCTACCGGGACCAATGGGAGTTCGGAGCGTCGGAGCGCCGGCGCCGAACGGCCGCGAGAGCTGCCGGGAGAGCCGGGGTAGTCGCCGCGATGCTGCTTTTCTGCCCGGGCTGCGGGAACGGGCTGATTGTGGAGGAGGGGCAGCGCTGCCACCGCTTCGCCTGCAACACCTGCCCCTACGTGCACAACGTCACCCGCAAGGTGGGCCCCGGCCGGCCGCGCGGCGCGCACAGCGCGGAGGCCGACCCTAACCTTCCCCTCCCATCCTCTGCTCGGATTTCGCGTCCAGCGGGCCCTCTGCCCGCAACGCCAGCCTCTCCGAGGCGCTCCCGCCCGGCACGGGCACTACTCCCGTAGCCTGTGCACGACTTATCCGCCCGGGTCCCTCTTCTCCCTAGGTACCCATGTCAGTCGTTGCTCGTGTCTTTGCTTAAAGGATTATTTAAAATTGCAGCCTCTTTCTAAATTTTATGCTCCttcctctaattttattttttccgtAAGACTCATTTGCCTTCCAATACGCCTTGCAATTTACTTATGCGCTTTGTTTATTAATACTAGGGCATAAGCTgtaggagggcagggatttttcaGTTTTGTTCCCTCTAATGTTCTAGTCTGAACAACTGGAATGTTTTGCATGATCATTACGTGAGTGATGCACACTTTATTATAACTTGTTACTCTCCCTCGGTAATGCATCTTTCCATTTTAGAACACCTTTAATTTTTAGAAGTAGAGCACGTTGGTACTACCTCATTCTTAATGTTTGTATACTATTCCACCGTGTAGCTGTGTTGTGGGAGTTTAGAGTCTGAAACTATGCAAAGGGTGACATTTCAAGGACGTCTGGTAAAACTTGGAAAACAGAAAACTCTCTGCCTGGGGAGAGTGACTGGACTCCTTTTTGGCTTCACTTGTATTTGGTTCTCTTATCTTGGATTACCAAGTATCTTAGAGGTGTGGGAAAAGAAGAGGGTCACACCTAAGCCATTTTTTCCCTCCTGCTCTGCTGCTTCATCCAATCCTTGCAGAGATCTTCTCACTTCTTTTGGGGACATCCCAATCGCGGATCCTCTAAATTCTGACGGAGCATCCTGCTCTGTGACAGCAGGAACTCTGCTTTCATTTAGTATTCCTCCAGTCTGTGTTGAAGAAAGGAAGCGAAGGCTGGGGAGACACTTGAGGGCGGGTATGGTTTGGTGACCCAGGTTTGTACCGTTCACTTACTTGTAGAGTCTGAAGACCTGCTCTTGTTTATTAGGTAACAAATCGGAAGTATCCAAAGCTGAAAGAAGTGGATGATGTGCTCGGTGGAGCAGCTGCCTGGGAGAATGTTGACTCTACTGCAGGTGAGAGGGAAAACCTTTTCTGTTCCAGAGCTGTGGGTAAGGATGAGGCTGCTGGCTGTGCCACTCTGCGGCAGAGTCTGTGATGTACTTGTGTGAAGTGGGCTTCTAAAACTAGAAagtattttcttctcttataaTGTATTTGTTACGCAAACAATATtggcacaggctttggagtcctTCAGACCTGAGTTAGAGTCTCAGGGTGTCCTTGATTTGTCTGGGCTAATCCATAGTCATAGATTGTGAGAGCACAAATGAGCGTTTGGCATATAGCAGGCACTTAGCAGGTGTGATTGGAGTAATAAAAAAACAGTTTAAGGATTTTGTTCTAATACAGATTTCTAAAAGTTaatgagggcttctctggtggcgcagtggttgagagtccacctgccgattcaggggacacgggttcgtgccccggtccgggaagatcccacatgccgtggagcggctgggcccgtgagccatggccactgggcctgcgcgtccagagcctgtgctccgcaacgggagaggccacaagagtgagaggcccgcgtaccgcaaaaaaaaaaaaaagttaacgaTACAGAGTATTAAACTGCACTAaacattcagtaaaataaatatttattccaaGTTTTGATTCATTTCTGGTAGAGATTAGATGTGaccaaa from Mesoplodon densirostris isolate mMesDen1 chromosome 16, mMesDen1 primary haplotype, whole genome shotgun sequence includes:
- the SNRNP25 gene encoding U11/U12 small nuclear ribonucleoprotein 25 kDa protein, with protein sequence VAVPAHAHRTTVARSGRAGGARGRLGSLEEAGAAARREPQEDEEDEEDEEEALPHSEAVDVFQEGLAMVVQDPLLCDLPIQVTLEEVNSQIALEYGQAMTVRVCKMDGEVMPVVVVQNATVLDLKKAIQRYVQLRQEREGGIQHISWSYVWRTYHLTSAGEKLAEDQRKLRDYGIRNRDEVSFIKKLRQK
- the POLR3K gene encoding DNA-directed RNA polymerase III subunit RPC10, producing the protein MLLFCPGCGNGLIVEEGQRCHRFACNTCPYVHNVTRKVTNRKYPKLKEVDDVLGGAAAWENVDSTAEPCPKCEHPRAYFMQLQTRSADEPMTTFYKCCNAQCGHRWRD